The genomic window CGCAGGAGAGCCGAGTGGTGCCTGGGGTTCTGCAGTTTTGGGGGCCCGTTCCTTTCTATCAGTTCAAAAACCTACAGCACACGGATGCAAGAGGACACTGCACCTGCTCCTTTGCtagccacagcagctctctccACACAGAGCCCTCTTGCTAAGCTGCACCTTACCCTGAGACGGGCTTCCCGCTCGTAAGGAGCTTCCCCTTCCACCATTTCCAGCCCCATGATGCCCAGGGACCAGATGTCCACTTTGGGGCCGTAGGCTTCTCCTCTCACCACCTCCGGCGCCATCCAGCTGGGAGTGCCGACGCTGGAGCTGCGCTTGCTGcgctcagggctgagctgagcacagaggcCAAAGTCACCTGAGGCCAAAAACAAAGCCTGTCAAAGCCAGCTCCCACTGGCAAAGCGGCCAAAACCATTGCCCACTCCAAGCCTGACCAGGCCTTGCTGAATCTAGCTGaaaaagcagctgagctctccttCCACGTGCCTGGAGCCAGGCAAATAATGCATCGGCCACATCCACAACACCCTCACCATTCACGCACTGGCCAAGCGGCGCTTCTGCCCCAGTGGCAGTCACCGAAATGCAAGCGCACGGCaggtgctggaaatgctgcagcccagcagggataCCCACCCAACTTGACAGATCCATCCATGCCCACAAGGACGTTGTTGCTTTTGATGTCTCTGTGGATGACTTGGCGGGAATGAAGGAAATGCAGTCCTTGCAGgcactgagagagaaaaaggagggagggaaagttAATGTACAGGATCGGATTTCATCCCACCAGAAAGGAAAGAGCTCGACGGGACTGATGGCTTTCTCAGGGAATTGTGAGCGAGGGCGCAGCATCATGGTGCTGTCACGAAGAAGAGCTTGCTGCTTCAACACTCTTGGAAGTTTTTTCTCGATTTCCAAGCAAAGGCATCCAAGCTCCCAAAAGTTCCGCCGGCCTTGGGTAGGAAGCGCGTCACCTTTTGCTGGGAGGCGGCACGGCAAAGATTTTTGGGGAAGCCTagtggcagcagaggaggaagcagcaccTTAGAGCTGTTCCAGAATCCGTCGCCATGCGGGCTGCAATGCTATCCTTTGCAGCTGAGGACGGCTCTTTGCCCTTAGCTTGAAATTCTGCCACCTGCATGGCAAGGAATataggacagacagacaggctcCAGGCAAACATTCCCAGGCAAAGCTGAGAAGAGGAAGCAAGTGAAACCAAGCGAGTGAGCCAGCACCAGCGCCAGAGGACACACAGGATGGAAGAGTGCAAGAACAGAGCCTGAGGAGTGCGGGCACAGCGGCAGGCAGTTCACTTCCCATGCTCGCTCTTCTCCTATGTGTGTGgtgagaagagcagcagcagcagcagcagcaaaagaaaggTGAGAGCAAGAAATCCCAGCTGTCCTTAACCTCCAGCTGGCAAGCAGCATCCTGGGCAGGCTTGGGGAAGCACAAGCGGGATCCCTCACCTCCCGACAGACAGCGCCTATCTGTCCTTCCTCCGGGTACACCGCGCTGAGCACATCAAACAAGGTGCCGCCGTCCATGAACTCCATGGCCAGCCAGAGCTCCGCATCCACCAGGtagctgaaagaagaaaaccacGGCATGGAGAGACAGCAATGGGCACAGCCTCAGTCAGCCAGGGGCCCGAGCCAGGTTTTTGCAACTGCTCTCCAAGCTACGTGTGCCACAAGAGATTCATGATCACCAGCTCCAACTCCTCCCACGCTCTGGAGACCAGCAGAGAAATCACCACCAGCTCCCTTCTCTGCCAGGGACCAAAGGGCATCGTCTCTTCGGGCTTGCACTAGCTAAAGCTACATTGACATGAGAATAGGCCAACCTGTCTAAGTAGGTAATGATATTGGGACTCCTGTTGTCCCTCATGGCCAGGATTTCATTGGCAGCCAGCTCCTCGGACATCTCCTCCTCAAGCGACATGATCTTGATTGCCACCTGAAATGACATTGGCCACCGTTTACCTTGAGAAGACGCCCCCTGCTCGAGATCACAAGCAGCACGGAGCGAGTGCTGCTGCAATGAGGCAGCGGGCTGGGCCAAAGTGCCTTGTCACTCGACAGCAGAGCTTAGCAGAAGCACCAAAGGCCATCCCAAATGCATTCTGCCTCCTGAGCCTAGAGTGTACTTCAGAggaacagcctctgctgcagacaTGGAGCTGCCACCCAAAcctccaggcagggctcacAGCAGCGGGGAAAGCGCTCCGGAGCTGCAAAATGGCATGGGGCTGTTGGCACTTTACCTGTTGTCCGCTGCTGGTGTCAAGGGCTTTATAAACAGCTCCAAAGCCCCTGgaaagacaaaagcagcagaaagagccCTTTATCCCTTGGCACTGAAATCAAGCCTAGGCAGCAAATCTCCCCAGGCTGCCTGCACGCCTTCCTTAGAAAACGCCTGACTGCGGCGTCTCTTCGGCCAGCAGCACGTCGGCCCGTGAGCCCTCTGCCCTGCGGGGCAGCCTGTCCAAGGGAACACTAAGGTGCAGCATGAAGACCAAGGGCTGCTGGAAATCTCCAAGGCGCACGCCCAGCCAGGTCATTTCCAAACCTAAGGGGAACTCTCCTCCTTGTGTGGGCgtgcatgtatgtgtgtgtcAAAAGAGTGAGAACAATTAGAGTCAGAAGACTGTCCTTGAGAATCTGACATTTCTTGAGTGGCAAGGTGCTCTTTCAGGCCAGAAAGCGGCAGGGGCAGAGggcttcccagctcctgctcctccttgctGCAAGCAAGACAATGCCAGCATCAACTTGTCTTTGATGAGGCCTTCGCATTGCTCTGACCCAGCAGTCCAGGCAGGCGACAGGAGGTAAAGCCAGAGCCTGACCGTGATTGGAGCTTGCCTGACTTCACGCTTGATATTGCACCAGCCAAAGACCTGGCCCACACTTTTGTAAAAGGAGCCGACACCACGCTTACCCTCGTCCCAGTTCTTCAAATGCCGTGTATTTGCTCATTGGCTGGCCCGGACTCACAATGCTCCCTGAAAGACAAAAGCAGCGCAGGGCGCTCGCTCGCACACAGAGACGCCGCTCCCCACACCCTCCCAAAGGCAGCCccgctgccagcagctctgggcccttTGCGGTCCCCTGGCTTCCAGCTGCTGAGACCAGCAAGTGGGAGGGCCATCTTCTCCACCTTTCATCAGGTGGCCTTTCCCAGAAggcctttatttctttcaagcGCAGCATCCCATGCCATAAGCCAAAATGATGAGACCTTAAGAAGAGGGCCCTAAGAGGTCACCAAGGGCCTTTGCAGCCTCTGCAGTCACACCCACCATCACTGGCAGGtccactgccagggccacaaAGTGTCTGAGCCAGAGGAGGTGCAAGAACGGGAGCCCGAAAACAGCTGGGGCCAGAGAGCTCCCTGGGGCCTAGTCACTTGCTAGGTGCCAGCCTTCTGCTCAAGCAGAAACAATCTCTGCTTTTGTCTTTGGCACAcaaggcagcccaggcagagccaagCCAGGCCCAGCCGccctcacaggcagcaggaagtCCCTGAGCGCTGCCGCGCTGCCTCAAAGCACAACAACAGCTTCTGCCGAGAGGCCTAAGCGCCTCTGAGACCGAGGGGCAACTTCTGGCACAGCCTACCCCCAGACACGCACACAACACACTGCTCTGGCAGACAAGAAATGCACCCGACTCACTCAGTGTCTTCcggccctgctcctgcctcctctcGGGCTGCTGGGCTGCGCTGCTGCAGGAAGTGCCAGCAGCGGGGGgcgagctggctgctgcagcccacgCTGGTCCAGCGGCACCAGGTTGAATTGCAGAGCCTGTGTTGAGCTGGGACCAGAAAGGATTGCCCGTCAGAAGGGTGCCTGGCACACATGCCCCGCCCAGTGCACGGCCAAAGCCAGGCCTTGGGAAGGTGCTGTCAGCCACCCCCAGGCCTCTCCAGCTGGGGCGTTTCCCATGTCCCCTTCTCAAAGGCAACTTTGGCAAAAGCCCAAAGGCTACTTGgatccagcccctcagggccACCTCCATGCTCcatgttttcagcttttctgcaaGACATTGGCAACAAGGGATCGATGGGGCTGCCAAGATCCAGAAAGACATCAGAGCAGTTCCCCAGGGCCTtcttgctttcctcctcctgtctttCCCTGGGCAATGAAATCAGCCTGCAACTGGCATGCAGTGGTCTGCTCAGAAGCCCGCAGCATTGCCCTTCTCTGATCTGTTTCAAGCATTGCCCCTCTCCATGGCAGCCTTTAGGGAGCGGCCCTTCGGAGACgccttcctgccctgcccagacccaCCCGCCCTTCACAATGTAGGGCAGCCAAGGATTCTCCTCTCCAAAGGCTGCTCTGACCGGCTGGAAGTGAAGCACAGCCTGAAGCTAATTAGTCCATGGAGAGGGCAGGTCCCTTCCAGGGCCCAGTGTCTGCCAGGTCCCCTGCAAGGCCGGCAACTGCGTCTTTGGGCCGCTCCGTCCGCTGACCACAGGCAGCCTGCACTGACAATGGGCACACGGGGCTGACTCCTACACTGAGAATCATTGAATGCTGCCTCCTGTCTGATGCCAAGAGACATTCTCAGGccctctcagcatcccagctTAAATGCCAAACTTCAGAACCCATTGGCCAGGGCTCCCTGGCTGGCCTGAAGCAGCACTAGGTCACGGCAGGCACACAGCCGCCCAGCATCTTCAGCCACGAGCAACAAGGGCTGCTCCAAAACTGGaagcctggccctgcaccaAAGGCAGGGCCATGCTCAGCTGCCACTCACCGGCTCTGCAAGttcaggctgtgcagggaaagcagctggagGCTTGATGCTCCTTTGCTCctcttcagcctcttcctcaatgccagaggcagccagaggagctgctgaccCTGCTGTTGAGGCCTGCAGACAGTCAGAAGTGAGAGAGATGGGCAAAAGGCgatccctcaggagctgctttctgttgagctgggaaaggacccAGAAGAAGGGGAAATGGAAGACTTTGATACAAGTGGGACTCTGAGTCATGAAAAGCCCAGGAAGTTGGCTGAATGAGGTGCTACTCCCATCTTGCTGTGCATTTGAGCTTCCCTGCTGCCTAGAAGCAGCAAGATGCCTTGGAGCTGTCCCATTTGCCTTTCATCTCTTGAAAGGCTCTTCCCTGCAAAATCAGCAAACAGCCAGTGCTCCCTTTGCTACTGCTGATGCCACGGGGCACTTGGCCTTTCTTTCAGCCTCCCACGCTGGCACTCCACACTGGACTGCAAGAGGCCAAGCTGGCAGAATTGCCGCCCCATTGTCACACGCCAGCAACGTCACAGCTTCCTTTGCCACTCACCAAAGGCCAGGCTTGCCTCCATCCGCGTGTCAGGTGACCTGCAGCCAGCAAGGGAAAAGGAACCAGAGGCCCTTAGAAAAGTGCCTGTGCTGGCCACTCCCGCAGCACAAGGCAGTCCCAACACAGagcatttccctttcccaaCATGCCTCCCGGAGCAACAGCTCTttcccacagcaggcaggagaacAACAAGGACGCTAGAGTAGGCTCTGTCTACATTTGGGCCTCTTTTGccaagagagaaatagaaagacGCTGCTGGAAATGTCCCTTGCTCTTCCACACTCTCAGCTTCCCTTGTGCCCAACAGctcaagcagcattttcctcttctctttctactctttctttttctttttagatgtAGATTCTTTTAAATGGCATGCTCTAATTCCCATGCCTTGGCTGAAGATGGTAGCTCAGCAAAGCTTCCACAAAGGGCCCCTtccctgtggcagctccctgctgaagcagcccaggaacagctgctgggctcagcagcaaaCTCTCCCTGCACTGGACTTTGTGCTGCATCGCCAAGGGAATCGCAGTCTTGGCACACCAGCAAAGGGTCAAGTCACGCAGCCAAGGCCTCTAAGGGGCAGAATTGGGAGCGAAAGGTGCTTTCCTTCGCTCCTGGAGAGAGCCACCGAGTTGCTAGCAGTACTTCTGAGCATCTCCCCTCCGAGTCTGCAATTAGCAGCTTGTCTTGCTTGAAGCAGCAAGAGGAGGAAATGACAGACTCCAGTGCCGCGCACTCTCTCGGGGAGGGAAGGCAACCGCTGCAGGTTGCAGGGCAAATACTCTGCACCTGCCCCCCAGTACACAGATGCCCCCTTTTtagctgatgctgctggcaggacatTGACCAAAGCGGTGGCATCTTCATGGCCATTGTGTTCCCAAATAAACTCAGTCACTGCTGCGGCATAAAGAGCAGAGTGAAGCAAAAGCCGGGTgatgccagccccaggagaaacCTTTACTTACGAGTCAGCTGGGTCAGGTAGTAGCCAGAATAGACAACAGAAAAGACCGTGCAAACCGCGGCACAGACCTGCCCGATCATTTTGGCAGCGCTGTGCGGGTTTGCACACTGAATGCCAGCCAAGGCAAAGCCCAGACTCCTCTCGGGGTGCAGGCCGTCTGCTGAGAACTCCTTGAGCACAAGgatcctcctgcagggagcgAGCGGAAGAGCCGCTCTGGACAAGCAGGCCTTGCGTGCACCGGGGCAACGCTGTGCTGACAGCACTGTGACGTGGCACCGCTCCCCTGACCTCACAATAGCAGCTGTTCTATGGCTTCCTTGTGCCCAGCAAGGCAACCTTCTGTACAGCTGATGCGAAAGAAAAGCCTGGGAAGTTCTCCTCACtcataaagcagcagaaaatgtccTCCCAGTCCATAAGGCAGTGCTCAAGGCGTCCCAGGGGAACTCAGAAAATGGGCCAACCCAAGCGGCATCCAAGGAATCCAAGCAAACGCGCCTTTTGGTCCCAAAAGCTTTGACTGAAAGCAAAAGTCTGCTTCTTCTAGGTGGCATGGGAGCTGGTTCTGAAAAGTCTCACTTCTTCAATGACatttagggggaaaaagaagcaaagataaTAAAGTTCCAGGAGTATTTTAGGCTGCAGTCACTTCTCGAGCACGCGGGTGCGTGCTGACCTATGGAGGGGCTTGACAGCTGgcctgcaagcaaagctgagttCATAGAAGACATCCCAATTGATGGGTTTTGAGTGTATCCATAGCAAGGAAGAAGACAAGGCCGTCAGCATGGAAACCGATTAGTAAAGAGAGATGAAATTTTCGTAAGCTAGACTAGTGCCTAAGTAGATGTGTATACTTGCCTtataaatttctgtaaaacttttgccAATTCTATTGACGTTAATTGCTTTGCACCAATGGATATAAGAAGTTCTTGTGGTGTAGTCAGTGACTTAAGATCACGCTTTGTTAAGAGTGTAGAAGCTGGAGAACACGcagaataaagaaaacttttttcttcttggaccCTGATCACGTGTGTATGTCACGTCCGGCCTAATGGTGACAGTTGCCCATCTCTGGATCAAGAGACAAGTATTGTCTGACAGGTAGCTTGTCAACAAACTGGGAAAGAATTGAGTACCTGGGCATGCAGATTTctgaagggaggaaagaaaagtgtTGACAAGAATAAGCCTGAGTTTTAAACGCCTGAAAGAGTCAAAAATAACACGTTGTGGGATATTGTGCCAGATGTTCCACAGAGTTAAAACCAACCACAACTCATTAGTATCTGGACTTCCTTGCCCACTATGCTTAGAAATGTTGCTTGAAGGCACTTTGTATCTCAAAAATCCAGTTCCTGTAGATGACTGTAGACGTAGATCAAAATCCTACCAAAAACTCCGTGTCAAAACCAGCAAGAGTGAGACTTTTGTCCTTGGCAGTAGCTTCCAGGTGCTCCTGGACATCGCCAGGCCTAGACACAAAGATGTGTATTCGGCGGAGGGAGAGAAGCCTTATGCTTAGCTCTAACTGTGACCTTTGCTAGCAGATCTTACTAGCAGGTAAGAAATTCCATTTGTTCTGCTCTTAGCCAGAGCCAAGATGGGAATCCAAGTCTAGATCACAGGAGAAGATCACTGGAGCCTCAGCTtttccagaggaggaaaaatacaAAGGCTAGTAAATTTGCCCTGGGTTGACAGGGGTTTTTTACAGATCCATAGACAAGTGATGAAGCTTAAAAGatgacagcagaggaaaatcaaCAGATATGCTGAAACTGAGTGAAGAGGAAGGAGACTTCAAATTAACTGAAAAGCTGCACCGAAAGCCTCTCTACTTTTTGCAGTTGCTTCAAGTTTAAAATGACAAACTCTAGCAGCACTTCCAACTTATTGTTCTTAATTCTAGATTAAAGACAATCAAAACTGTGTACTCCTGCTTAGAGTATGAAGTAAAGCACAGAAAGGCATTAGAGTAAGAAAAATTGTGTTTAGAAGGCTGAGGCAGCCTTAGGGCTAGGAGGAATGGGGAGGCGTGGAAATCAGGCCTGTGGGCACCAGTCAAGGAGCATCCAGTCCCTAGCGGTCCCTCACAGAGGGTATCCCAGCAGATGGAGTCCAAATGGAGCCACAGCTCGGTGGGAAAAGTGCCGGGCTGCTGAGCCGTGCTTAGCAGGGGCTCCTGCATCAAATTGCTCCCTGACAGGTGCGGtatgctgtgtgtgtgtgcccaaCAGCTGGCAAGAGCAGGCTGGCCCAGATGTGGGAAAAGGCCAAGGAGGCAGCAGagtgggaatggggctgtgcaggaggccTGGTGGTTGCACACAGCCGTGGGGGATCAGGCTGGCCCAGATggtccctggggctctgggctgaaaaggggggaaaagagaagcagggaggaagggcCAGATGCCGCTATGAGAATGCCATTCCATCCCATAGGTGACATAGTGAGAGGAGGCTGGGAACAAAATGGTCATTCCTGCTGATCACCCTGACATCTTCACGACAAGAGGGCCAGAAAGGAGTGCACATCTGCCTCCTGGTGTTGTCCTGAATGTGAGCTCATTACCTGGCGTTCATTACCCGCAAGTCTGGCAGCTTCCCGCGGGCATTCCACGCTTCAGGCAAGCAAAGCTGCTTACCTCACTATGTTCTTTGGGCCTCTGAAGGGGACCGTCCACTTAGCTACAGCCTGGCAAGGAAGGGAGTCTTACAACACTCTGGATATTTTAGACTTTTATTCTCACTCGGGCTGAAACAAAGTATCCCCTCGCTACTTCTCCATCTTCAGCCTTCTGTCCTGCAGGTGGCCTGTTCAGGCTGACAGCTTGGAGCGCCTGCAGGCTCCAGTTCGGCTGCAGCGCAGCTTTTCCTCTCACAGCTTAATTCTTATTATGacaattctttcatttctacTTCAAAGATACCTCAGAGCTTGCCTAAATTAACAACACTCTATTCTAAGCTAAACAATCCTCTATTATCTAAGATATCTACGTTCCATAGCCCTTAAATGGTGATCCCTATATATCCTAGTTCTTTTAAACTTTCATCtcttggagaaagaaaaaacaactcaGCTTTAAATTGAACCTAGCACACACCTAACCAAACCTAACCTACCCTAACCTAACCTAACCTAACCTAACCTAACCTAACCTAACCTAACCTAA from Molothrus ater isolate BHLD 08-10-18 breed brown headed cowbird chromosome 38, BPBGC_Mater_1.1, whole genome shotgun sequence includes these protein-coding regions:
- the LOC118700835 gene encoding serine/threonine-protein kinase PAK 3-like codes for the protein MIGQVCAAVCTVFSVVYSGYYLTQLTRHLTRGWRQAWPLASTAGSAAPLAASGIEEEAEEEQRSIKPPAAFPAQPELAEPVTLVARSAIQPGAAGPAWAAAASSPPAAGTSCSSAAQQPERRQEQGRKTLRSIVSPGQPMSKYTAFEELGRGGFGAVYKALDTSSGQQVAIKIMSLEEEMSEELAANEILAMRDNRSPNIITYLDSYLVDAELWLAMEFMDGGTLFDVLSAVYPEEGQIGAVCRECLQGLHFLHSRQVIHRDIKSNNVLVGMDGSVKLGDFGLCAQLSPERSKRSSSVGTPSWMAPEVVRGEAYGPKVDIWSLGIMGLEMVEGEAPYEREARLRVFELIERNGPPKLQNPRHHSALLRDFLRCCLQADEDRRWSAQELLQHPFVTSGDPASSLAALIISAKQVQEDWRGDTCA